DNA sequence from the Pseudophryne corroboree isolate aPseCor3 chromosome 6, aPseCor3.hap2, whole genome shotgun sequence genome:
CGGGTCCCGGCCGCCGTTGTTCCCTCTGtggacagtggcagcagcctcacacaggagccacggtgctaagacagatagccagagCAAGTGTGACTAGAGCTCCCGCCGTGTCCTCACAAGTCccatcaacagagcagttctcctgTGCTCCAGGAGCCTCATACCGGGGAGTTGACAGGAGAAGCGTGGAGACACAGCATGGCACACGAACAAGACCTAACCAGGCACCTCAGGGGCAACATTAATCGGCAGCATGGGGGGACACATTAACCGGTGGCAAGCTTGtgagtgggggggtgccatgatgCCTATGGTCTGCACACTGCTATTAGTAAAATAAAACCCAAAAACttccatacatacattacacatatattatacataattatacataccGTCCACAGGAGGGGATAGGTGCAGTGTGGTGCTGAACAATTAATTAAGaggtggggaggagaggggagggagaccGTGACCTCACCAGAGAAGAGAGCCGTGTGGACCGGTGAAGAAGAGCTGCTTCTCGTTGCCAGAGACGCAACGAGAAGAGGGAGTAAGGTAGCCGACGCCAGGACGCTACAGTGTAACAAGagcacagcagcagggatgcagagcagggagagcgtctctccagccctgtgctccgtgctttgcatcccttcgctgagcgtgtTACGCCGGGCCTGGTGACAGGAGGGGCaggtcagggaggggaggagaccacCTACTTTCTCCTTGTGGCCCATGGCTAGCAGCAGCGCACCGTTATTAGTCCTGCTGACTGATCCGCTGGTTGAGGGCCCCCCAAGTGCTGTGGTCCCCCAtgcattgcactggctgctgcggcgaaagttccacctctgccatctacccttaatgcctgcagaagtgaaacttatatacacacaaacacatacatacagtacatacatacacacacacacacacacacatatacaatacatacacacagtacatacacacacttttatcttttttccatccacttacagTACCACAGTCTGGTTGGCTGGAAGGGATCTGCCTCAGCTTGGggatcccgtgtagctccgcccctttttgttcatgtagccccaccccttttAGTCAGTGTAGCTCTGCCCACTTTTCACCCGCTCATCATGCCTCTGTCCGATCATCATGCCGctgtagggaaggagggagggctttaaactgacggcgctgctgcctgtcagtttgcatttgcaggcggcagcagcagcgggacaggccaggcccagggctgcgcagcacagggatgcagagcaggaagccacctctccaatcaggcgtctacctgctttgcatccctttgctgagcgggtagcgccgggcccccGATTTCAGGTGTCTAGCTATGTATCATCCATTTGTTTGAATGAATGatctatcgctcagtgtgtactcagcttaagaGAGCTGCCCAGGAACATGCTGGTGCAAGTTCCAGGGCTGGTGAGTTGCACAGTAACATCAGCGACTCCCTAATCAGTGACATGTCCGGGCCCCCGGGTGACAGACACTGACAGAGAGGAAAGCAGTCTGCAAGAAGCAGCACAAATATGCAGGTGCTCAAGCACTGCCAGAGCTGACACCTATTGGGTGCACACTGGCTGACAGACAGCTAttgcagccaatcacagcactcaGTGAGTCAGAGGTGGATAAATCCCacagagatatatatttatataatttacaATGAGAGACACATCCATACACACAGCTGTAGCGCCACCCACTGCTTCATTCTATTGGCTGGATGTTCCCCCAATCATATCCCACCATGTCATATCACCAGTCTCTGGGCAAATTTCTTATGACAATTTATTTTAGCTCATGAATTCCCACATATAGTTATACGACCAACTCCCCACCCTAACCACAATGTagcatggaggggctcagtgagggcggcagtgtaagtgtgtaagtgtccaatggggtcacacagagaataaaaggacagctgtcctgcctcatgatccagatataccctcaccacgtcacagcaggtattgccaggtaACTGGATCTCTTTACTGTCATGTCTCACTGTGTACTGATTATTATCCCTACACAGACACCAGGACTTGTTATTATATCCAATGACTGACTGCAATCCTCTCCTGTCTATACTGGGATAACACATCCCCACCCTCCACACCTCTGACTTActgacatccacctcccagtaatgtcgccctgaggagaaTCCCCTGGTGCTTATTACCTGATCATCCTCAAATCTCTCTGGTGTTACTGGGTGATTCTGGTTTCTATGTGAGCAGGATGCAGTTTTCCTGTCACCTGATATCTGTACATaatcaccagctgtggttacatccagtaataggTCTGTAGCTTCCTGCACATAAATCCCTGTATCTATATATGTTATTATATCAGATAATGTGTGTAATGTCCCTGAGATGAGACCCGCATCCAGATCTCCTTCATCATGTACCTGGATATCatgtctctctgtgtcctcagtatcacacaagtcccctgtgtctggttcctgtaagacagtcactggatcagacatgttacacaactcctcaatgtgacgcatcttcccggacagctcgtccttctttatttccagctgctggatcagatcagagactgagagtgaaacgcgctgttcctgcctggagatctcactcaggactctcttctccaggtcctccagctgtctcctgatgtctctaaacagggCAGTGACTCTCTCTGTTACACGCGCTGCTTTTCGCTGATCTTTTCTCCTGCGCTCCTGCAGTCTCTGGACTCTTTTCTCAGTCTCTGCTCTCTTTGTGGTCAGTTTCTGCAGAATGTTTCTCCatttctctttcttcttcttaAAGGCCTCATCTAATGACTCCACCTGGTGTCCTCTGTGTTTCCCGATCAGACAGCATGACACACAGATACAGGCAGCATCCTCAGTGCAGTAATACTCCAGGATCTTCTTATGGacggagcatttcctgttccccagggcagtgGTGACATCACATAAGGCGTGTTCTGctgacttgctgtgtactctcaggtgattatcacacagagaagcctcacacagcagacaggatttagcagcaggtacaggagagtgaatacagtaagtgcagaagatcccagtctcctcctgatctgACCGAGTAGATAGGAAACTCCCCACTATGTTACACAGCgttatgttcctctgcagtgcaggacgCTCCTCACACTCtgctctgcagtcaggacaggTATAAGCTCCAGCCTCCTCCTGTGTATCCAACACACGATCAATACAGACCCTgcagaagttgtggccacatctcaggtTTACAGGATCAgtataaatgctcaggcagatggaacagtccaGCTCCTCTCTCAGATCAGCAGCAGACGCCATCGCTGGAAGCAGAAGAGGgaaatgaaagtgaaagtctctgacacTTATATCAGTGGCGTCACATTCTGCACACAGGGGGAGCTGTAACTATTGTTTGAAGCAGAAGGGCAGTGCCTGATTTCCCAGCACCCACCAAGTAGCAGTGTCAGGGACGAaaataggggcctaattcagatctgatcgctgggatgcgctttttgctgccctgcgatcagatagtcgctgcctacagggggagtgtattttagctgtgcaagtgtgcgatcgcatgtgtagctgagctgcttgtgcagtctctgcgcagcccaggacttactcttccaatgcgattgaatctgctgatcggggccagagcaaaCGTCAGAATCCCTTCCTGAAaccgcttgagcccgcctgcgtttttccgaacactccctgaaaacggtaagttgccacccacaaacggcctcttcctgtcaatcaccatgcgaacgccaatgcaaatggatccttcacaccatcccgtcgctgaccatttTAGCCGTCCGacccacctgcgcattgcggctcagacgcatgcgcagttcggatctgatcgcccgctgtgcgaaaacgcacagcagcgatcagatctgaattaggccctaggattTTTGACACCCATGCCAAGGCAGTTGTTGGTCCACCTCacggaaaaacaaaaacaacaaattaCACCACATGCTGTATCACACAATAGagcctcttgttcacagtatgccacacagcagcaaTGACCTTTATAGTACATTGTGCAATACATTGGTATCCCTTATGCATCTTACATTACACAGGATCTAGACTTCTGTTTTACTGGGGGCAGTCTAACAATGAATCCTGACTGCTCCCCTTTCTTGTCCCAACTCACCCCCTTGCACCCAAACGATGAGTGTGATCAGCGCAGAAAGGAGTtgtgtatacagtggggcaaaaaagtatttggacagccaccgattgtacaagttgacccacttaaaaagatgagagaggtctgtaatttccatcataggtacacttcaactgtgagagacagaatctgaaaaaacaaacaaaaaaaccccaggaaatcacattgtataatttttaaacaacttacttgtatattcttgtggaaaataaatatttggacacctaccaagcagcaagatttctggctctcacagacctgttacttctttaagaagctcttctatcctccactcattacctgtattaatggcacctgtttgagctggttatctgtataaaagacacctgtccacaccctcaaacagtcagactgctacctctccaccatggccaagaccagagagctgtctaaggacaccagggacaaaattgtagagctgcagaaGGCTGGGATGagttactcgacaataggcaagcagcttggtgagaagagatcaactgttggcgcaattattaaaaaatggaagaaatacaagatcactgacaagctCCCTCGACCTGTTGCTCTATGCAAGATCTCACCGCGTgaagtatcaatgatcttgagaacggtgaggaattagccgagaactacatggggggacctggtcaatgacttcaagagagctgggaccacagtcacaaaggttaccattaataacacactacgtcgtcatggattgaaatcctgcagcgcccgaaaggtccccctgcttaagccagcacatgtccaggcccgtctaaagtttgccagtgaccatctggatgatccagaggaggattgggagaatgtaatgtggtcagatgagagcaaaatcaaactttttggtataaactccactcgccgtgtttggagggagaagaatgatgaatggcatcccaagaacaccatacccactgtgaagcatgggggtggaaacatcatgctttggggctgcttttctgcaaaggggataggacgactgatctgtattaaggagaggatgaacggggccatgtatcgtgagattttgggcaaaaacctccttctctcagtaagagcattgaagatggaacgtggctgggtcttccagcatgacaatgaccccaaacacaccgcccgggcaactaaggagtggctccgtaagaagcatttcaaggtcatggagtggcctagccagtctccagacctcaagccaatagaaaatctgtggaggaagttgaacgtctgtgttgcccagcgacagccccaaaacatgacagatctagagaagatctgcatggaagagtggaccaaaaataggattttggtacttaccagataaatccttttctttgaatccatagggggcactggagtactctagggatatggacgggcgttagCCGGGATAGGcacatatttaaattagtaactctccacccctgccatactcccatagagactccattatttttactgagccgaagaggagcgatagagaggatgaaccatagagaattacatataaccttataacataacggacaaccctaAAGTTGACACGTAATGTAACTGACAACAAACATTTGGCACAATAATAGAAATCACGTAATATTGTAACAATCAGTGAGaatatgtgttaccataagatccactgaacttaccacaagacaggtaaactgctctgggtgggcgtccagtgacccctatggattcaaagaaaaggatttatctggtaagta
Encoded proteins:
- the LOC134933686 gene encoding E3 ubiquitin/ISG15 ligase TRIM25-like isoform X2; amino-acid sequence: MASAADLREELDCSICLSIYTDPVNLRCGHNFCRVCIDRVLDTQEEAGAYTCPDCRAECEERPALQRNITLCNIVGSFLSTRSDQEETGIFCTYCIHSPVPAAKSCLLCEASLCDNHLRVHSKSAEHALCDVTTALGNRKCSVHKKILEYYCTEDAACICVSCCLIGKHRGHQVESLDEAFKKKKEKWRNILQKLTTKRAETEKRVQRLQERRRKDQRKAARVTERVTALFRDIRRQLEDLEKRVLSEISRQEQRVSLSVSDLIQQLEIKKDELSGKMRHIEELCNMSDPVTVLQEPDTGDLCDTEDTERHDIQELICQQVHHCLRPKSH
- the LOC134933686 gene encoding E3 ubiquitin-protein ligase TRIM39-like isoform X1 translates to MASAADLREELDCSICLSIYTDPVNLRCGHNFCRVCIDRVLDTQEEAGAYTCPDCRAECEERPALQRNITLCNIVGSFLSTRSDQEETGIFCTYCIHSPVPAAKSCLLCEASLCDNHLRVHSKSAEHALCDVTTALGNRKCSVHKKILEYYCTEDAACICVSCCLIGKHRGHQVESLDEAFKKKKEKWRNILQKLTTKRAETEKRVQRLQERRRKDQRKAARVTERVTALFRDIRRQLEDLEKRVLSEISRQEQRVSLSVSDLIQQLEIKKDELSGKMRHIEELCNMSDPVTVLQEPDTGDLCDTEDTERHDIQVHDEGDLDAGLISGTLHTLSDIITYIDTGIYVQEATDLLLDVTTAGDYVQISGDRKTASCSHRNQNHPVTPERFEDDQVISTRGFSSGRHYWEVDVSKSEVWRVGMCYPSIDRRGLQSVIGYNNKSWCLCRDNNQYTVRHDSKEIQLPGNTCCDVVRVYLDHEAGQLSFYSLCDPIGHLHTYTAALTEPLHATLWLGWGVGRITICGNS